TGGTCGCCGGCGACCTGCAAGCGCTGCTCGGCACGCCGCGCGTGGCCGTCGGTCCGATGGTGAGCTTCGTGCCCGCCTATCGGGTCACGATCGACGTCCAGCGCTTCGAGTCGACACCGGGCGACTCGGCCGTGGTCGAAGCGGTGTGGGTCGTCGAGAAGCGAGGGACGTCCGATACGCTCTCGGGCCGTACGATCGCGCACGAGGCGGTCGACGGGAAGACCTACGGCGCGCTCGCCGCGGCCCACAGCCGCGCGGTGGAGACCATGAGCCGCGACATCGCCGAGGCCATCCGGACGCTGGCGACGAAGCGACGCTAGGCGTGGCCCGCCCCACCGAGCGCAAGCACCTTGTGCTGCTCGTGGCGCTCGTCGCCACGCTCGTCGCACAACCCCTGCTCGCTTCGATCGGGACGGAAACGGTCGAGCTCGGCACGGCCGCCGTCTTCGGCATCTACGTCCTCGTGTTCTCCCTGCTCTTCAGCCCGGGCTGGGAACGCCGCGGTGTGCTCCTGCTGTTCGTTCCTGCAGGCATCGGTCGGGCCATCCTCTACGCGCTCCCCGACCGGCTCGCGACGCCGGCGGTGGTCGCGTTCCACACGATGTCGATCGTGTTCCTCGGCTTCGCCGTCGTCGTCATCCTGAAAGATCTCTTCCGATCGGGCCAGATCCGGCTCGACGACGTCCTCGGCGCGGTGTGCGGATACATCCTGGCCGCCCTCAGCTGGGGACACGCCTACGCGCTCACGTACTGGTTCGTGCCCACTGCGTTCGAGATCGGCACGCGCGTGGCGGCGCAGCTCGGGACCACGGCGATGCGCCAGACGCTGTTCAACTACCTCAGCTTCACGACGCTCACGAGCATCGGCTTCAACGACATTGCGCCGGCGGGCGCACCAGTCTATTCACTGATGTGGCTGGAGACCGTGTTCGGCCAGTTCTATCTGGCCGTCGTGGTGGCCCAGCTCGTGGGACTGCGGCTGGCGCAATCCGTGCGCGAGCGTCGCGGCCACGAGTGAGGGGGGTTTTGGCGCGAGATGGCAAGACCACCGGCACGGAAACGGGTACGCGTCATGGCGGACACGCCATGAGGACTCTCGTCCTGGTCGCCGTCGCCCTCGTCGCGTCCGCAGCCGAGGCCGCGCCCACCCGGCAATGCCAGGACACCTGCCTCGTGTCCGCCCGCGCGGAAGCGAAAGACTGCACGTCGAGCGCCTCGGGTGCCTTCACGACGGCGCTCGACGGCTGCATCGAGCGCGAGCACACGTGCGTCGACGCGTGCCGCGAAACACGCCAGGAGTGCCGCGACGGCAGCAGCCTCGGCACGGACCTCGCCCAATGCGACGTAACGCTCGACGTGGCTCGGGCACGGTGCGACGCCACCTACCGGCCCCCCTCGCGGCGCTGGATCGTGTGCGTCGGTCGCGCGCGGATCGACGGCTTCCGGTGTCGTCGCCAGGCGTTCCGGGGCAACCGACGGCAGCTCATCGGCTGCGACAAGGCGTTCAAGTCGTGCACCGACGCCTGCCTTCCGGGGGAACCACCCGACGGGGTCGGCCAGTGCCGGTCGGAAGCGAGATCGGCGTTCAGGAGCACGGTCGCGGATTGCCGGCAGGCCTACCAGGTGACTGCGAGCGCGTGCATCGACAAGGACCTCACGTGCACCCAGACCTGTATCGACGCGCGCAGCACGTGCAACCAGCCGACGCAGGCGGCGCTCAACACCGCGCTGGCCGCCTGCGCCTCGACCCTGACCGCGGCCGTCGACACGTGCGTCGCGACGAACCCGAGCGGGAGCCCCGAGCTCCAGCAGTGCATCACCACCGCGGAGGCGAATGCCTTCACCTGTCGCGACGACGCGATCGCAGCCTCGGGGCCGGGCTTCGCGGCGTGCGGGAACCAGTACATCCGGTGCGTCCATGCCTGCCCGTCGCCGTCGTAGAATCGGATGAGAATCTTCCAGACAGCGGCGCTCGTCGCCGTGCTCCTCGCCTCGCTCACGCTGGCCCTCGCCGAAGAGACGGTCGAGTCGGGTGCGACGGAAGCGCCGCCGCCGAAGAAGTGGGAGTTCGAGGCCCGTCCGTACGCATGGATCAGCGGGACCTTCGGCTCGATGACGGTCAAGGGGAACACCGTCCACCTCGCCACGACCCCGAGCGACGTGTTTCACCTCTTGATCCACGGGAACGCGTTCGCCCTGGCGGGATACTTCGCGCTCAGATACGATCAATGGAGCGTCTTCGTCGATTCGGACGGCGGCTACCTGGAGGAGACCGTCCGCGAGACGATCCCCACCCAGCTCTGCACGCTGACCGTCCAGGCGAAGGACAAGGTCAAGTTCGCCACCACGGACGTCGGCTTCGGCTATCGTCTCGGCGAGTGGACGCTCCCCAACCGGGAGCGACGGGTCACACTCGGCGTGTACGCCGGCATGCGCTACATGCACTTCGGCAACAAGCTGAACCTGGGCGTCGGCGTGGTGCACGGCGTCCAGAGGGCCGGCGAGGTGAAAGACGTGTTCGACTGGGCGGACCCGATGATCGGCGTGCAGTGGACCGCGCCGCTCTTCGACGCGGTCTCGCTCGACTTCCGCGGTGACATCGGCGGCTTCGGTGTCAGCTCGAACCTCATCTGGGGCCTCGATGGCATGGTGAAGGTCTGGGTACCGTGGACACCTTTCTCGCTTCATCCGTACGCTACCGCGGGTTACCGCGTCGTGGCGTTCGACCGCGGGTCGAGCGCGGACAACTCCAACCTGCAGCTCCGCGGCCCGACCGCCGGCGTCGGCTTCACGTTCTGAGCCGAAGGGCCTCGTGGCGCACGATGGCAAGACTTGCCGCGCGCGCTCGACGCATTGTGGGCGCCGGGATTGCCCCTCGGAGGAAAACGATGAAGACCCCTGGATCTGCGATCAGCCTCGCGCTGCTGCTCGTGACGTCGGCCGGTGCGCAGGGGATCAACGGCACGCCCGGGTCGCCGAGCGCGACGATGACGATCGATGGCACCCAGCTTCCGCCGCCGCCGCAGAAGTTCGGTGGCAAGATCGAGCGCACGACGAAGGGGTCGACCCCCTACTGGCCGGCACGCATCGTCCCGCCGACGGGCGCGCCCAACGTGCTGCTGATCATGACCGACGATTCCGGCTATGGCGTCCCCAGCACCTTCGGCGGCGTCATTCCGACGCCCGCGCTCGACCGCATCGCCGCGAACGGCCTCCGCTACACCAACTTTCACTCGACCGCGCTGTGCTCGCCGACGCGCGCCGCCCTGATCACGGGCCGCAACCACCACTCGGTCGGCTACGGCGTCATCGCCGAGCAGGCGACCGGCTATCCGGGGTACGACAGCATCATCACCAAGGACAACGCCACGATCGGCGAGATCCTGAAGGACAACGGCTACCGCACCTCGTGGTTCGGCAAGAACCACAACACGCCGTCGTTCCAGGCCAGCTCGATCGGCCCGTTCGATCAATGGCCGACCGGCATGGGCTTCGAGTACTTCTACGGCTTCATGGGCGGCGACACGAACCAGTGGCAGCCGGACAACCTCGCCCGCAACACGACGTACATCTACCCGTTCCAGGGCAACCCCAACTTCAACCTCATCACGGCGATGGCCGACGAGGCGATCGGGTACATGAACCAGATCAACACGCTGACGCCCGACCAGCCGTTCTTCGTCTACTACGTGCCGGGCGGCACGCATGCCCCGCACCATCCGACCCCGGAGTGGATCAAGAAGATCAGCGACATGCACCTCTTCGATGAGGGGTGGAACAAGCTCCGCGAGCGGATCTTCGAGAACCAGAAGAAGCTCGGCGTCATCCCGCAGAACGCCAAGCTCACGCCGTGGCCGAAGGACCTGCTGAAGGAGTGGGATCAGCTCACGGCCGACGAGAAGAAGATGTTCCTCCGCCAGGTGGACGTCTTCGCCGCGTACGTCGCCTACACCGACCACGAGATCGGCCGCGTGATCCAGGCCGTCGAGGACATGGGCAAGCTCGACAACACGCTCATCATCTACATCAACGGCGACAACGGCACGAGCGCGGAAGGC
This sequence is a window from Candidatus Eisenbacteria bacterium. Protein-coding genes within it:
- a CDS encoding sulfatase-like hydrolase/transferase, translated to MKTPGSAISLALLLVTSAGAQGINGTPGSPSATMTIDGTQLPPPPQKFGGKIERTTKGSTPYWPARIVPPTGAPNVLLIMTDDSGYGVPSTFGGVIPTPALDRIAANGLRYTNFHSTALCSPTRAALITGRNHHSVGYGVIAEQATGYPGYDSIITKDNATIGEILKDNGYRTSWFGKNHNTPSFQASSIGPFDQWPTGMGFEYFYGFMGGDTNQWQPDNLARNTTYIYPFQGNPNFNLITAMADEAIGYMNQINTLTPDQPFFVYYVPGGTHAPHHPTPEWIKKISDMHLFDEGWNKLRERIFENQKKLGVIPQNAKLTPWPKDLLKEWDQLTADEKKMFLRQVDVFAAYVAYTDHEIGRVIQAVEDMGKLDNTLIIYINGDNGTSAEG
- a CDS encoding PqiC family protein; this translates as MTRIGQLLSIAMLAVTVGCSSPHSRFYTLAATATPDAGRDAGYTVAVGPISIPAYADRPELVVQVAPHQVKVEEYDRWAAPLEDDIARVVAGDLQALLGTPRVAVGPMVSFVPAYRVTIDVQRFESTPGDSAVVEAVWVVEKRGTSDTLSGRTIAHEAVDGKTYGALAAAHSRAVETMSRDIAEAIRTLATKRR